The genomic segment tgcaattagtaaaagtacacttaatttcaaacaaatggagttgagtggtttctttcctgattattaaatgaagcagcacctgataAACTGTCTGTATCATGGGGGAAGAAGCACCATGAAAGGGAAGACAGCTTTTAAGTGATGCTGCTTCACTGATGGGGCCATGATTATGCTTATTCTGCCAAATCTGGGGAGAGGTAATCCCATAGGTAACTTGTTCCCATGCCAAGTAGGGTTTTAAatgtgataaccaacaccttgaattgtacctggaagttTACTGGGAGCCATCAGAGTGCAGTTTAACATAGGTATACCATGGAGCATCCAATATTATCTGTGCCACTGCATTTTGGATCAGCTGCGTCTCCTAAATGCTCTTCAGGGACAATCTCATGTAAAGCCAAATCGGAGGTGACAAAGGCGTGAGTGACTCTGAATAGTGCTTCCCAATCTAGGAACAGGGACAACTGGCATACAAGATGCAATTGTGCAAAGTTTGCCCTGGccatggctgccatctgcttctcaAGTGGGACCTGAAAAATGCAGGAGTATCCTCAAATTGCACACCAACTCTGCCTGGAAGTCCATCATCTCATTCGGAATCAATGAGCCCAAGGCAGAGATGTATAATGGAGTATCATAAGGATACCGATTTTTGACCCCATGCTGACAAATGATTTTGCCCAAAGTTTTCATGTACAGTATATGCTAAataggaatggggagagaattgaGTTCTATGGAACTCTGCAAAAATGAGGCCACGGGGCTAGATTTCCAAACCAATTATTTGTGCAGTGAAGATTTATAAACATATGAACAGTATGAACATCTTTGAATAGCCTATGTTGCTTGTACCTTTAAGTATGATGCTATTCCCTATTAATTATCTAGAATagggaataaaaaataaaaataaaaacaaaaaccagttcATTTTAACAGTGGTAATGTTTTCTGCTGGTCCACTGAGAAAACTTCTGATTTAAATAAGGGAAGAAATGAAATTGTAACATATAGATGTACTTCTGAGATGAATATGCAATCTCTTTCTTCTCAACAATGGTAAGATGACCAATGCCTCTTGTATGCAATTAGTTACAGCTGACTTAGCATGAGTGAAGAACAAAAGGAACATCAACACCGGAGTGTACACATTGGTATATCATGCTTTCCTTACTTGCCATTAGAACTTTCCTATTGCTGCACTCTGTCTCCAACCCAATCCTGAGCTAACAGAGACAAATGTCCAGTTTTATATGTCCACATTCTAGGGGGATAATAAAAACAGGACTAACTGATCAAGGAACATGTATGAGATTCCAGAGAGTGATAAATACGAGACTGTAGACTGTGTGGCTTAAATGGTTCAAATAACAAGGAAAGAGTCACTCATTAAAATGTTCATGCTTTGAGGTCATCAATTCACCATAGATGTTTTTTATAAATGAGGTATTTTAAAATCCTACAATATTTAAGAGGAAAAAACAAGTACTATTGTAGTTTCTTTAGTTTCTAAAACATTTATTccataataatatatttaatctGGTATTAAATTAGCTTTTCCTTTTTAGcaatattcttttattctttttgagACAAGTTACAAGAACAGAGATAAAACAAAATGTATACACAGTACAATTCTACGTACACCACAGACATAAACATACTTTATAGTAAGCAACACTTACTTTACAGTAAGCAATGTCAGTATAAAATTATTTCTtagtttagattttttaaaatatcagtttttcttcattttttggaCCATTAGTCTAAGATACTGGTGTGAGAGCGTGTGCCTAATTTTGTGAATATTGAATGCATTgagaaaattataaaaatagcATTCCTTACTTTCCCTAAATTTGAACTGTAAATGGCTTGATTGAACCAGTTCTTAACATTTGTTTAGCTGTGAAAATGTAGTAATAAGCAACAGTGCTTTTATAAATGTGACTCCTATATAAGGTAGTTTTGAAGCATAATTAACTGTGATAAAGATCTTACATTTTAGTGTGCTAATAGCAGTAAAGTATGTAATACTAAATGATTCAAATGGTATAATGTCACCAATATCCCAACTGCCAGAAAAATAAAGGTTTCACACCTATAGGGAGTGAAATATTGtaatcacgtgacatattgtgatTTTTAcgcccttcactaaaatgggggtgggcgtggccagtgcgtgacgcatctggcccacagcctgcagtatataaaatgagagcaaacccccGTTCCCTACTAATACTCATGATGTTACCCTACTTTGATAATGAAGTGTCTGCAAATAAACAACCGAGCTCAGCGAgctccaaggaccccacaaatAAAGGATGTCTACATAATGCACATGCAAGTACATATATGATATTTCACATGTGATTTGTACCAACAACCTATTTTTGTTCCATTAGCCTTCACTTAACTTATGGAAATCTCTCTCTAGTATTCAACTGATGGGTCAATCATGAAAGGTGCCCAAAAGAAGACTGTTTCAGGAATTTGCACAAGGCCAAGCTATATGTGCCCAGACACTGTGAAAGCAAAACAAATGAATGCAAATTACTGTTATTATTGGATAGGTTAGAAAATGTGTTAATTAAATAAGGATATGCTAAGtgtttgaaatattttaacaGTCAAAAGAATCTTTTAAGAGAATGGGTTTATGCAATCCTTGCCACTAGGAGGCAGTGTCTCCACCTGACAGGAATTTGAAATAGGAATGATTAAAAAATTGGAAACAATCCAAGACTGATGTAGCTAAACATGTAGGAGGGTTGGCTGGAGAGATTGGCTCATATGCAAGAATGAACGCTAGGATACAGAATGTCAGAATTCAGGAGGTAGActtggaaaaaaaacataaaggAAAAGCCATGTAGAAAATAATGCCgaattttatataatataaataatatataaatagtatatagtatagtatatactaGATTTATATGCAGCTtgacaatgctttacagccctctctcaagcagtttacagagtcagcacattgcccccaacaatctgggtcctcattttactgacctcagaaggatggaaggctgagtcaacctcgagcctggtggtgagatttgaactgtcaaattgcagtcagcagaaatagcctgcagtactgcactctaaccactatgccatccTGGCTCTTAGTATAGTAATATAAAAATATGAGAGAGCTGTGAATTAAGAAATGGGAACGTGCTTTTTAAAGGGAATAAAAACATTTTCTGCCAGATTACCTCCCCTTTCTTATTCATATGGGGTCGGAAAGCCTCAGgttttgaaaaaagttttttatttttaagccttTCCTCTCAAGAAATGTTTAATTATGAGAAGCATTAATTTTGAAAACCGTGAAGTATGTATTTAAAAGGCATAGTATAACTGGGCTGGGAATGATCTTTGGTTAGATAGCCCACTTAGTCCCACTGTTCACACTGCTCTaagattgctttttttttctatgcTTAATTACATTGGATGTTCCTTTCAAAGTTTTCTAGTTctgcaaaatggggggggggggaagcatgatATGGTCTCATTTTTATATAGAAGTTGATCCTCCACATCAATAGATCAATCTAATGTACAATAAAATCCTATTCTTCCAAGAAGCAGCCTCAGCAAAGATTAACATTCTCATTCTCCATGTGATCTGAGTCTTCCAACTCAATCCCAGGGACAAGGTTGTAATAATCTACTGATTTGTTCATGTAGAGTCTCTCACGGTCTGCTGAATCTCGCAGAACATCTGTTACACTCAATGTCTCAGCTTCGGTTTCCCCATCTATTGTCTCTTCCTCTTCAGTGACTGGTTTTGTTGTTCCCAACTTTTCTTGATCAAGATGTCTACATGTCAAGGAATCATCAGAAGTCCCCCGTTTAATCTCCACTTCCTCATAAAGGTCTCTGCTGCTCTCCAATAGTGCAGTTGAaggtttaaacaaaatttggttTCTCAACAAGTTGTTTTCACTCCCTGCAGCACCATGAACAGCCATAATAGGTGGAATAGAGCATTGGTGATCATCTGATCTATTGGTTCCATTCTTCTCCACTGTAGCCAACTGGCATTCCTTTCTATCATGAAGAGCATAGCCTGTCTTTCTCTTCATCTTCTTTTTGCGCTTGCAAAAGTAACAGGTGACCAAGACAAGAACAGCAACCAGAGGTAAGCAAATAAACAGAGCTGTGAGTCTATGAGTCTGGCACAATTCTGCCTTGGaaatgttttttatgtttatgcCATAGTAATGTTCTGGGGTGTGACAAATGATGTCAAATGAACTAAGGATATATTTTCCTAGATGTTCAAGAAAATTGCAAGTGCAATCCCAACTGTTGTGAGAGAGACCAAGTGTGAGAAGGGAAGGTTTGAAAATCCCAGAAGGAAGGGAAGTTAAGTTATTGAAATCAAGGTAGATCTCCTGAATGCGGTTAGATGTTTCGAGGAATGATTCACATAAATTCTGGAGTTGATTGTTCTCCAAGTGAATAACACGCAGGCTGGGTGCATGTCTCAGGAAATTATCTGGAAGCCAATTTAATTTGTTATGGTCCAAGTACAGAATTTCCAGGCTAAAAGAATCAATACTTACATTCTTAATATGTGATATATCACAGTTTGATAGGTGCAGCTCTTTCAACCCTACAGTTCCAGCAAAGATGCTCCAGTCCAAAATATCGATTTTAGTCCATGTGAAATTCAAACAACATGTCTCAGGAGCTAATTTAGTCCTAAATTTCTGAAAGGTGATATCTGTGCTGCAGTTGCAGGTCTTTTCCATTGCTCCAAATGTAAATTTGGTTGCTAATAGCATCCCACCAAAAAGTATAACTGTCCATTTATTCTgatctaaataaaaaatatatcaattatTAGACCTTTTGCACAGATTTGCATTATAAATTGCAATTAGAAATCAACTCTTTCTGCAGTTAAGTCACAAATTCAATAAACAATGATTGGTCAAATGCAATTATTCTAAACTGAATTGCAATGATTTACTTCAATAATAATAGGTTATATCCAAATTAACTGTAATGATTATGGAAAGTCTCCTTCCATTCAGAGAACACTGGGATCCATCTGAGGCAAACATGGCTGATACTTCCATTCCACTGCATCCCACTCCATCACTTTTTGTCTCAAGCTGAACAAGTAGGTCCCACAGCTTTTAAAAGAGGATTTCATCACAATGGAAGTATCAGAAGTCAGATAAGAATTTTTTAAGACTGCTGCATCCACCAAGTAGGACAAGATGTTTTCATTATAACCAGAATTTGTACTACACTATGTCTACAaagtaaaataatgttttaaaatggtTGCTTGTCACTTTCTGACAAGAGTTCTTAAGAGCGCAGGGAGCAGCATTAACCAATTTGGGGTACAGCATCATAAAACACTATGAGGCTGTTCTATTTATATGATTGCTAATATCATGGGCTGTGTCTCCTAGTATCTTGTACTGTAATGCCAGAGGACAACTCTCAGAGAAGCTCAAAATCCAAGGAATTGATTGCCCACTGGGCACAAGTCCCTTCCCTTGTtcccagcattttttttcctgtatcctgagaaatatatatatatatatatatatatatatttatgctaATGGTGtgcttcctcctctccttaccctgCTATAGGTACAAGGCAGGTCCTTTCCTTTAGAAATGAAGTAACTGAAGGAGACAGGAGAACTGTGAATTAATGGATGAGAAATTGTTTGCTTGGAGGAAAACAGATACTTTAAAAAGAATGAATAAGTAAACATAGACTTCTCCAGGTGTCTAAAACTCCACTGGGAAGGAGATCTCTTAATCTTTGGTTGATGCTGTATATAACAGTGTTATTATGAAGAAAAAACACATCCCTTTTTCATTCCAGAAAAGATGTAGCAACGGCTTCTGCTTGGGGAATGCCGTATGCTGATGGTGTATACATTTGATGATCTCAATTAAGCATTTCCATACTATAGCATGTCACTTGCCCTGAAAAGATCTCGGTCATAatatgttttgtttcattttgactAAGAGCGTCAATTTAACATAGCCTCTAAGTGTCATATAAACTATAGCTAAATATACTGAATTATTGAATATATTGTACAAATccaataacatttatttatttttatttgttttatttcatttatatatcaaATTTGGAGACTATCCATCTTTCTCACTGAGCAACTTTGTTTACTCAGTAAATCATAGCTTAGATATGTACTCTGCCACTTTGGGCTATCCATAGCTGGAGCAGAGTAAAACAGTTGATTCATATTGTATTTGCTATGAAAGCAAGTAAGCAAGAGGGCATTCTAATGATTCTTCTTATATTCTCTGATCATTCCTGTCTTGTTGAACTTGTAGAACACTGACTGCTTTAAACTGTTTAATTTAGCG from the Thamnophis elegans isolate rThaEle1 chromosome 5, rThaEle1.pri, whole genome shotgun sequence genome contains:
- the BEST4 gene encoding bestrophin-4 isoform X2 — translated: MGRDRAPGAGDQNKWTVILFGGMLLATKFTFGAMEKTCNCSTDITFQKFRTKLAPETCCLNFTWTKIDILDWSIFAGTVGLKELHLSNCDISHIKNVSIDSFSLEILYLDHNKLNWLPDNFLRHAPSLRVIHLENNQLQNLCESFLETSNRIQEIYLDFNNLTSLPSGIFKPSLLTLGLSHNSWDCTCNFLEHLGKYILSSFDIICHTPEHYYGINIKNISKAELCQTHRLTALFICLPLVAVLVLVTCYFCKRKKKMKRKTGYALHDRKECQLATVEKNGTNRSDDHQCSIPPIMAVHGAAGSENNLLRNQILFKPSTALLESSRDLYEEVEIKRGTSDDSLTCRHLDQEKLGTTKPVTEEEETIDGETEAETLSVTDVLRDSADRERLYMNKSVDYYNLVPGIELEDSDHMENENVNLC